One part of the Archaeoglobaceae archaeon genome encodes these proteins:
- a CDS encoding electron transfer flavoprotein subunit beta/FixA family protein codes for MKIIVLAKHAPDPQSEVGVAGDGKSLSLGTAVFDINDWDRYAVEEAIRIKEKMGGEVVVVGVGKSEDTLRKCLAMGADRAIKIPFDAGLDAYQTAEVICEAIKNEKFDMIFAGLMSQDYNNSQVGVILAAMLNLPFATAVTSLEIGNGVVKVKREIEGGYQEAVQLPMPCLLTIQSGINEPRYVSVMGIKKAKTKELKEVSITPKMSTVEVAKMYLPPVKKAELITGDPSQIATKIIAILKDRGLIG; via the coding sequence ATGAAAATTATCGTGCTTGCAAAACATGCCCCGGATCCGCAAAGCGAAGTCGGAGTTGCTGGGGACGGCAAAAGCCTTTCGCTTGGCACTGCGGTTTTCGACATAAACGACTGGGATCGCTATGCGGTCGAAGAGGCTATCAGAATAAAGGAAAAAATGGGTGGAGAAGTCGTAGTTGTTGGCGTTGGAAAGAGTGAGGACACGCTGAGAAAATGCCTTGCAATGGGTGCGGACAGAGCGATAAAGATCCCATTCGATGCGGGTCTCGATGCTTACCAGACCGCTGAAGTGATCTGCGAAGCGATAAAGAATGAGAAGTTCGACATGATCTTCGCTGGGCTCATGAGCCAGGACTACAACAACTCTCAGGTTGGCGTAATATTAGCAGCGATGCTAAACCTGCCATTTGCCACAGCAGTTACTTCGCTTGAGATTGGCAACGGAGTGGTTAAAGTAAAGAGAGAAATCGAAGGCGGTTATCAGGAAGCGGTTCAATTGCCAATGCCATGTCTGCTTACGATTCAGAGCGGTATAAACGAGCCAAGGTATGTTTCTGTCATGGGAATTAAGAAGGCAAAAACAAAGGAGCTCAAAGAAGTAAGCATAACTCCAAAGATGTCCACAGTAGAAGTTGCAAAGATGTATCTGCCACCCGTTAAGAAGGCAGAGCTCATTACTGGTGATCCATCGCAGATAGCAACCAAGATAATTGCAATATTGAAAGATAGGGGGTTGATAGGATGA
- a CDS encoding electron transfer flavoprotein subunit alpha/FixB family protein yields MKVFAVAEHRFGELNPLSIELLNLANKLGESNAVVIGKDVGKFADELAKYADKVWKIEDASLENYNPELYIDVLLQLFQKEKPDVVLIGNTAQGAEYAPYLAVKLNAPIVTDVVGVNTANGLVASRFVMQGKIMVDLKIKSMPCVLTVRQGAFKEGVQKNGKIVDAGIKPSVAAKRKFIEYVQPEAGEVDITKANIIVAVGRGIEDAANISLAEELAKALGGVVAGSRPVIDNGWLPKDRQVGISGKVVKPKLYLALGISGAFQHVMGMKDSELIIAINKDPEAPIFGVAHYGVVANLFDIVPELLDKLKGK; encoded by the coding sequence ATGAAGGTTTTCGCAGTTGCTGAACACAGATTTGGAGAACTGAATCCACTGAGCATCGAACTTCTCAACTTGGCTAACAAGCTTGGCGAGAGCAATGCGGTAGTAATAGGCAAAGATGTTGGCAAATTTGCCGATGAGCTTGCAAAATATGCGGACAAGGTCTGGAAGATCGAAGATGCAAGCCTTGAGAACTACAATCCCGAGCTATACATTGACGTTCTGCTCCAGCTGTTCCAGAAGGAGAAGCCAGATGTCGTGCTCATAGGAAATACTGCCCAGGGAGCTGAATATGCTCCATACCTTGCGGTGAAGCTTAACGCTCCAATCGTTACAGACGTTGTGGGTGTAAATACCGCCAATGGTCTCGTTGCTTCCCGTTTCGTTATGCAGGGAAAGATCATGGTGGATCTCAAGATAAAATCTATGCCGTGTGTCCTAACTGTTAGACAGGGTGCATTCAAGGAAGGTGTCCAGAAGAACGGAAAGATCGTTGATGCGGGAATAAAGCCATCTGTAGCGGCAAAGAGAAAGTTCATTGAATACGTGCAGCCAGAAGCTGGAGAAGTTGATATCACAAAGGCAAATATCATCGTAGCAGTTGGAAGAGGTATCGAAGATGCTGCAAACATCTCCTTAGCAGAGGAACTTGCAAAAGCACTTGGAGGAGTTGTCGCTGGAAGCAGACCAGTTATAGACAACGGATGGTTACCAAAAGACAGGCAGGTAGGTATTTCAGGCAAAGTTGTGAAGCCAAAGCTCTACTTAGCTCTGGGCATAAGCGGTGCGTTCCAGCACGTCATGGGTATGAAAGATAGCGAACTCATAATCGCAATCAACAAGGACCCCGAGGCGCCAATCTTTGGTGTTGCCCATTACGGAGTTGTTGCAAACCTCTTCGACATCGTTCCAGAACTACTGGATAAACTTAAGGGCAAGTAA
- a CDS encoding ACT domain-containing protein — MWRKIAEKFEKYPSQIAVVREFLRLGIAVRNGKAYCNNIELIPAKIAEAIGVDRKVVVSAIQNIENDPELREVFSNLKPVANITEIARYLGFGVLEVYAESSKVGIVAGVAGALAREGISIRYILAEDPELSVESKMTVVTNTKIPGKVVEEILKVDGVKKVIIS; from the coding sequence ATGTGGCGAAAGATTGCGGAAAAGTTTGAGAAGTATCCATCCCAAATTGCAGTGGTTAGGGAATTTTTAAGACTTGGAATTGCTGTGAGAAATGGAAAGGCGTATTGTAATAACATAGAGCTAATCCCAGCAAAAATAGCGGAAGCGATTGGTGTTGATAGAAAAGTAGTTGTTTCGGCAATTCAAAACATAGAGAACGATCCTGAACTGAGAGAAGTTTTCTCCAACCTCAAACCAGTAGCAAACATAACCGAGATAGCACGCTACCTTGGATTTGGCGTCCTTGAAGTGTATGCGGAAAGTAGCAAAGTTGGAATAGTCGCGGGAGTTGCAGGTGCACTTGCACGAGAAGGAATATCAATAAGATATATCCTTGCAGAAGACCCTGAACTGAGCGTAGAGTCGAAGATGACTGTAGTTACCAATACAAAAATACCCGGTAAAGTGGTTGAAGAAATTCTCAAGGTTGATGGTGTTAAAAAAGTGATAATAAGCTGA
- a CDS encoding acetate--CoA ligase family protein has product MKLFEAISSKAISENRYYLMEHESKQILEYYGLETTGAYFAHTADEAVRIAKEIGYPVVLKVLSSKVLHKSDLGGVKLNLKDEKAVREAFKEIELKFKDLGMIGVSVQKMVEPGMEVIVGVTRDETFGPVIMFGLGGIFVEALGDVSFRAIPITEKDAEEMIKEIKGYSILKGYRGTSADIEAIKNVLLTVSKIVTENPLIKEMDLNPIFVYPKGYKIADARIILSKENNAEIESIKSDFKKLFYPKSVAVIGASNTPGKLGWNVFRNLLTHGFEGRLYPVNPNAEEIQGVKAYKSIKEVPEAVDVAIVLVPAKHTPNAVKECCEAGVKFIIVESAGFSELGEEGKKLEMQMKSEIRKHGCRLVGPNCAGIINTHNGFVGSLGLLEDLGKGNIGLIAQAGVYAAGFLWGLRNIMDFGIIVTIGNKLDVNETDMLEAIGNDENIEVVCMYLEDIKAGRRFIEVAKRITQQKPVIVLKTGRTEEGKKAASTHTASLAGNDRIYSAVFGQVGIIRARDNEHLFALAKAFSKQPLPKNNNVFVITYAGSLGVASADAISLNGLKLADFPKEIKDELKSLMPSFVGSFNPLDLTFDQNPEQVKKVIETALKSQSVGSIVVIMQTEKFKSYVETLRSIDYKGVPVFAVVFGKEFVMEDVIRLEKAGIPVYTTPEQAIEVIATMWKYKEKFRFAEKTEYTSVKAAKGISATP; this is encoded by the coding sequence ATGAAATTATTTGAGGCTATCTCCTCAAAAGCGATTTCCGAGAACAGATACTACTTAATGGAACATGAAAGTAAACAAATCCTTGAATATTATGGTCTCGAAACTACTGGTGCTTATTTTGCCCATACGGCAGATGAGGCGGTCAGAATTGCAAAGGAAATAGGCTATCCGGTGGTTTTAAAAGTTCTATCGAGCAAGGTTCTACATAAATCCGATCTTGGCGGTGTAAAGCTCAACCTGAAGGATGAAAAAGCAGTAAGAGAGGCATTCAAGGAAATAGAGCTAAAATTCAAAGATCTTGGTATGATCGGCGTTTCTGTGCAAAAGATGGTGGAACCGGGGATGGAAGTTATCGTTGGCGTTACGAGGGATGAAACCTTTGGACCCGTCATAATGTTTGGTTTGGGTGGAATTTTTGTCGAAGCCCTTGGAGACGTGAGTTTTAGGGCAATTCCAATAACCGAAAAAGATGCCGAAGAGATGATTAAAGAGATAAAAGGATACTCGATCCTGAAGGGTTACCGTGGAACTTCAGCTGACATTGAAGCCATAAAAAATGTTCTACTCACAGTTTCCAAGATCGTCACCGAAAACCCCTTGATAAAAGAAATGGATCTCAATCCAATTTTCGTTTATCCAAAGGGTTACAAGATCGCGGATGCCCGAATAATTCTGTCAAAAGAAAATAATGCAGAAATCGAATCTATTAAAAGCGATTTCAAAAAACTATTTTATCCGAAAAGTGTTGCAGTCATTGGAGCTTCAAACACTCCAGGAAAGCTCGGCTGGAATGTGTTTAGAAATCTGCTAACTCATGGCTTTGAGGGGAGACTTTACCCCGTTAATCCAAATGCCGAAGAAATCCAGGGTGTAAAGGCTTACAAAAGCATAAAAGAAGTCCCTGAGGCTGTAGATGTAGCAATAGTTCTCGTTCCCGCAAAGCATACACCAAATGCTGTCAAAGAGTGCTGTGAAGCTGGAGTGAAATTCATAATAGTCGAGTCGGCCGGATTTTCTGAACTCGGAGAAGAAGGAAAGAAACTTGAAATGCAGATGAAGTCTGAAATAAGAAAACATGGATGCAGACTCGTAGGACCAAACTGTGCAGGAATTATAAACACTCACAACGGTTTTGTAGGGTCACTGGGTCTTCTTGAAGACCTTGGCAAGGGAAATATCGGGCTCATAGCTCAAGCAGGTGTTTATGCGGCCGGATTTTTATGGGGCTTGAGAAATATAATGGACTTCGGAATCATAGTAACGATCGGAAACAAGCTCGATGTAAATGAAACGGACATGCTTGAAGCTATTGGAAATGACGAGAATATCGAAGTTGTTTGCATGTATCTCGAAGACATCAAAGCTGGAAGAAGATTTATCGAGGTTGCAAAAAGGATTACGCAGCAAAAGCCTGTAATAGTTTTAAAGACGGGAAGAACAGAAGAGGGGAAGAAAGCGGCATCAACCCATACAGCATCTCTTGCTGGCAATGATCGGATTTACAGTGCTGTTTTCGGACAGGTGGGCATAATAAGAGCGAGAGACAACGAGCACCTCTTCGCACTTGCAAAGGCTTTTTCGAAACAACCATTGCCGAAGAACAATAACGTATTTGTAATAACCTATGCAGGATCTCTTGGCGTAGCATCAGCAGACGCGATATCTCTAAATGGGCTTAAGCTCGCAGATTTTCCGAAAGAAATCAAGGATGAACTCAAAAGTTTGATGCCAAGCTTTGTTGGAAGCTTTAATCCACTGGATTTGACATTCGATCAAAATCCCGAACAGGTTAAGAAAGTTATAGAGACCGCTTTAAAGAGCCAGAGTGTCGGTAGCATCGTAGTTATAATGCAAACTGAGAAGTTCAAGAGTTATGTCGAAACGCTCAGATCGATCGACTACAAGGGTGTTCCAGTTTTTGCAGTCGTATTCGGGAAGGAATTCGTTATGGAAGACGTTATAAGACTTGAAAAGGCAGGAATACCGGTTTATACAACTCCAGAGCAGGCAATCGAAGTAATTGCAACGATGTGGAAGTATAAGGAGAAATTCAGGTTTGCAGAAAAGACAGAATACACGAGTGTTAAGGCAGCAAAAGGTATTTCTGCAACTCCTTGA
- the ribA gene encoding GTP cyclohydrolase II — MENLIEEIKAGRFVIVCEEDKSFLCIPAEIVNSNSINFIMKNCDEIRLSLTWSKISSLGLNKFFFNGNLIPIDPKLEKISAEDRANFIKKLVLENISPGEIKFPGRIFVEETKEMGILERPGIAEACSDLARLAGFRACAVYAPILTPEGKVGGIEFAKNFSEVHSIPIINIRDLIEFRLKNEKIVERVVEATLPTKFYGTFKAIGYKSPIGEILALVKGDVSSGNILVRIHSECLTGDVLHSLRCDCGEQLESALKMIDREGKGVLIYMRGHEGRGIGLINKLLAYRLQENGIDTVDANLKLGFPPDLRSYGISAQILMDLGVKNVRLLTNNPLKIEELAKYGFNVKREAIEVEPTEANLSYLKAKRDKMGHFLCIND; from the coding sequence ATGGAAAATTTAATAGAAGAAATCAAAGCGGGAAGATTTGTCATAGTTTGTGAGGAAGATAAGAGTTTTCTCTGTATTCCTGCGGAAATTGTCAACTCCAACTCTATTAACTTCATTATGAAAAATTGTGACGAGATACGACTTTCACTGACATGGAGCAAAATTTCCTCACTTGGTTTAAATAAATTTTTCTTCAATGGCAATCTAATTCCAATAGATCCAAAACTTGAAAAGATTTCGGCTGAAGATAGAGCGAATTTCATAAAAAAATTAGTTCTTGAAAATATAAGCCCGGGGGAAATAAAGTTCCCTGGAAGGATTTTTGTAGAGGAAACAAAAGAAATGGGAATTCTTGAGCGGCCTGGAATTGCTGAAGCGTGCTCTGATTTGGCAAGACTCGCTGGTTTTAGGGCATGTGCCGTTTATGCCCCAATTTTAACGCCTGAAGGTAAGGTTGGTGGAATTGAGTTTGCCAAGAACTTTTCAGAAGTCCACTCAATTCCGATCATTAATATACGTGATCTTATAGAGTTTAGGCTGAAAAACGAAAAAATAGTCGAAAGAGTTGTCGAAGCAACTCTACCAACAAAGTTTTACGGCACTTTTAAGGCAATTGGTTACAAGAGCCCGATAGGAGAAATACTCGCACTGGTAAAGGGAGACGTTTCCTCTGGAAATATTCTTGTAAGAATTCATTCAGAGTGTCTAACAGGAGATGTTCTGCACTCGTTGCGTTGTGATTGTGGTGAACAACTTGAAAGCGCGTTAAAGATGATTGATCGGGAGGGAAAGGGCGTTCTGATATACATGCGAGGCCATGAGGGCAGAGGAATTGGTCTTATAAACAAGCTTTTGGCCTACAGACTTCAGGAAAATGGTATTGATACAGTGGATGCAAACTTAAAGCTCGGATTTCCACCAGATCTCAGAAGTTACGGGATTTCTGCACAGATACTGATGGACTTGGGGGTTAAGAACGTCAGGTTGCTAACAAATAATCCTTTAAAGATCGAAGAACTTGCAAAATACGGCTTTAACGTGAAAAGAGAAGCGATCGAGGTGGAACCAACAGAGGCGAATTTAAGTTATCTCAAAGCAAAGAGAGACAAAATGGGTCACTTCCTATGTATAAACGATTAA
- a CDS encoding ribosome biogenesis/translation initiation ATPase RLI has protein sequence MRIAVIDKERCQPKKCGQECLKYCPKVRSGDETVVIAEKAIISEKLCVGCGICVKKCPMKAIRIVGLPERLEGREVHRYGKNGFVLYNLPVPRVGAVVGILGANGTGKSTTVKILSGQLKPNLGKEQADWEEIFERFSGTELLDYLKKLRDGKIRASIKPQYIETIPKVFSGKARDLLEKFDERGILDEIVEKLNLKTSLNRELKDLSGGELQRVAIAVCYMRDADFYFFDEVTPYLDIYQRKTVANVIKELSSKRTVMIVEHDLAILDMLADFVHITYGVPGVYGVVTAPKSARVGINQYLNGYLADENIRIREKRIEFEILQPRESVSEKILLEYPAFKKTLNGFTLMVEKGDIRVGEVLGVVGPNATGKSTFVKVLAGVLEDDEKKVSLSLKVSYKPQYIKADMDESVENFLRKINPMIYSSFIKTEFLKPMQIEELMERNLQDLSGGELQRVAIVACLLRDADLYLLDEPTAHLDVEQRSETARLIRRFALNNSKSVLVVDHDIYFIDMVSDRLMLFDGEPGRRGFAIRAKGMREGMNAFLSKLGITFRRDEETKRPRVNKLDSRLDREQKAVGEYYYYI, from the coding sequence ATGCGAATAGCTGTGATCGATAAGGAGAGATGCCAGCCAAAGAAGTGCGGGCAGGAGTGTTTGAAGTATTGTCCTAAAGTCAGAAGTGGAGATGAGACTGTTGTGATTGCAGAAAAGGCGATCATTTCGGAAAAACTCTGCGTAGGCTGTGGTATATGTGTTAAAAAGTGTCCGATGAAGGCAATCCGAATTGTAGGGCTTCCAGAGAGATTGGAGGGTAGAGAAGTTCATAGATATGGTAAAAATGGTTTTGTGCTATACAATTTGCCCGTGCCGAGAGTAGGAGCTGTAGTAGGGATTCTTGGGGCTAATGGGACTGGAAAAAGCACAACTGTTAAGATTCTTTCAGGCCAGTTGAAACCAAATCTCGGTAAAGAACAGGCAGATTGGGAAGAAATTTTTGAAAGATTTTCCGGAACAGAACTTCTGGATTATCTTAAAAAGTTAAGGGATGGAAAAATAAGGGCAAGTATCAAGCCTCAGTATATAGAAACGATTCCAAAGGTTTTTTCAGGAAAAGCAAGGGATTTGCTTGAGAAATTTGACGAGAGAGGTATTTTAGATGAGATAGTCGAAAAACTAAACCTTAAAACATCTTTGAACAGAGAACTGAAAGATCTAAGCGGAGGAGAACTGCAAAGGGTTGCGATTGCAGTTTGTTACATGAGAGATGCGGATTTCTACTTCTTCGACGAAGTGACGCCATATTTGGATATCTACCAGCGAAAAACTGTGGCCAACGTTATCAAAGAACTTTCGAGTAAAAGAACTGTGATGATAGTAGAGCACGATCTGGCAATTCTTGACATGCTTGCTGATTTCGTTCACATAACCTACGGAGTTCCGGGCGTTTATGGAGTAGTCACAGCTCCGAAGTCTGCAAGAGTGGGGATAAACCAGTATCTAAACGGTTATTTGGCTGATGAGAACATAAGAATACGAGAAAAAAGAATAGAATTCGAGATCTTACAGCCAAGAGAAAGCGTTTCGGAAAAAATTCTTCTTGAATATCCTGCTTTCAAGAAAACTCTCAACGGTTTTACACTAATGGTCGAAAAAGGAGACATAAGAGTTGGCGAAGTCCTCGGCGTTGTTGGCCCTAATGCAACTGGTAAGTCTACATTTGTAAAGGTCCTTGCCGGTGTTTTGGAAGACGATGAGAAAAAGGTAAGTTTAAGTTTGAAAGTGAGCTACAAACCACAGTATATAAAAGCGGATATGGATGAAAGCGTTGAAAATTTTTTACGAAAGATAAATCCGATGATATATTCATCTTTTATTAAAACAGAATTTTTAAAACCTATGCAAATCGAAGAATTAATGGAGAGGAATCTTCAAGACCTTAGTGGAGGAGAACTTCAAAGAGTTGCGATTGTAGCATGTCTTTTAAGGGATGCGGATCTTTACCTTCTCGACGAACCCACAGCACATTTGGATGTTGAGCAAAGGAGTGAGACCGCCCGATTGATAAGAAGATTTGCTCTCAACAACTCAAAAAGCGTGCTTGTCGTTGATCACGATATCTACTTTATAGACATGGTAAGCGACAGGCTAATGCTATTCGATGGAGAGCCCGGGAGGAGGGGTTTCGCAATAAGGGCGAAAGGTATGAGAGAGGGGATGAATGCATTTCTTTCAAAGCTTGGAATTACCTTCAGGAGGGATGAAGAGACAAAAAGACCAAGGGTTAACAAGCTCGACTCAAGGCTGGATAGAGAGCAAAAAGCTGTTGGAGAATATTATTACTACATTTAA
- a CDS encoding SWIM zinc finger family protein, which yields MKLANDVIIATQKGLGYELYKALFLNYGKRGEKAFFYLKENRIKKYHDFFVVVGKNEYIVDEFFCSCPDFQIKLKGKDPCAHIIAVEVAKLLKRYDEIDAFYTDYYKL from the coding sequence ATGAAACTGGCGAATGATGTGATTATTGCCACACAGAAGGGGCTAGGATATGAGCTATACAAAGCTCTTTTTTTGAACTACGGAAAAAGGGGTGAGAAGGCATTTTTCTACTTGAAAGAGAACAGAATTAAAAAGTATCACGACTTCTTTGTCGTGGTTGGTAAAAATGAATACATAGTGGACGAGTTTTTTTGCTCGTGCCCAGACTTTCAAATTAAGCTAAAGGGGAAGGATCCATGTGCTCATATCATCGCTGTCGAGGTTGCAAAATTACTAAAACGCTACGATGAGATCGACGCTTTTTACACCGATTACTATAAGCTTTAA
- a CDS encoding DUF2150 family protein → MDFYPDSRLQNWIKKINESEVREDDPDSLSVFEQMLEDVIIACFSILNAVKNREIKKAEAIKELEKIASSFNKDYKLNSDLKTDIFMLTAEAIKASIESFRYYLEGKFSRKSIKELIKDALENEKNGKLDMAFDSIAKVGAKVIKGEKLPDLNLQEDSVILSWLDGVDAIGMVVELSKIDASEEIAEDETGE, encoded by the coding sequence ATGGATTTCTACCCTGACTCAAGACTCCAAAATTGGATAAAAAAAATTAATGAAAGTGAAGTTCGTGAAGATGATCCCGACAGTTTATCCGTTTTTGAACAGATGCTCGAGGATGTGATCATCGCTTGTTTTAGCATTTTAAATGCAGTAAAAAATCGGGAAATCAAAAAGGCAGAGGCTATTAAAGAACTTGAAAAAATTGCCAGCTCTTTCAATAAAGATTACAAATTAAATTCAGATCTCAAAACAGATATATTCATGTTAACTGCGGAGGCAATAAAGGCCAGCATAGAATCCTTCAGATACTATCTTGAAGGTAAGTTTAGCAGGAAAAGTATAAAAGAGCTCATAAAAGATGCTCTTGAAAATGAAAAGAATGGAAAACTGGATATGGCTTTTGACTCTATTGCGAAAGTGGGGGCGAAGGTTATAAAAGGTGAAAAACTTCCAGATCTCAATTTGCAGGAGGATTCAGTAATTTTGAGCTGGCTTGATGGTGTTGATGCAATAGGCATGGTTGTGGAACTTTCAAAGATCGATGCGAGCGAAGAAATAGCAGAAGATGAAACTGGCGAATGA
- the radA gene encoding DNA repair and recombination protein RadA has translation MTEEIVDLEEIPGVGPETAKKLREAGFTSIEAIAIASPAELSAISGISEASALKIIQHARKMASIGGFESGDKVLEKRKNVRKITTGSKELDNLFGGGIETQAITELFGEFGSGKTQLCHQLAVNVQLPEDKGGLDGCAIVIDTENTFRPERIIQMATAKKLDPNEVLKNIFVAQAYNSNHQMLLVDNAKELAERLKKEGKQVRLLIVDSLTSHFRAEYVGRGTLADRQQKLNRHMHDLMKFGELFNAAVVVTNQVMARPDIMFGDPTKPVGGHIVAHTATYRVYLKKSKGELRIARLVDSPHLPETEVVFKITEKGVEDAK, from the coding sequence ATGACGGAAGAGATTGTTGATCTTGAAGAAATACCAGGTGTTGGTCCAGAAACTGCAAAAAAGCTAAGAGAAGCGGGATTTACGAGTATTGAGGCAATAGCAATAGCTTCTCCAGCTGAACTCTCTGCTATAAGTGGAATAAGCGAGGCAAGTGCACTGAAGATCATTCAGCATGCAAGGAAGATGGCAAGTATTGGTGGATTTGAAAGTGGAGACAAGGTGCTTGAAAAAAGGAAGAATGTTCGTAAAATAACAACAGGAAGCAAAGAGCTTGATAATCTCTTTGGTGGTGGAATCGAAACTCAGGCAATCACGGAGCTCTTTGGAGAGTTCGGGAGCGGTAAAACCCAGCTTTGTCATCAGCTCGCTGTAAATGTTCAGCTTCCAGAGGATAAGGGTGGCTTAGACGGCTGTGCTATTGTAATCGATACCGAGAACACTTTTAGACCAGAGAGGATAATCCAGATGGCAACCGCAAAGAAGCTTGATCCGAACGAGGTGCTCAAGAACATTTTTGTCGCCCAAGCTTACAACTCTAACCATCAAATGCTTCTTGTTGATAATGCAAAGGAATTGGCGGAGAGACTTAAAAAAGAGGGAAAACAGGTTAGGCTTTTGATTGTGGATTCGCTGACTTCGCACTTCAGAGCTGAATACGTAGGCAGGGGAACACTTGCGGATCGGCAGCAGAAGCTTAACAGACACATGCACGACTTGATGAAATTCGGGGAGCTTTTCAACGCTGCAGTAGTTGTAACCAACCAAGTAATGGCACGCCCAGATATCATGTTTGGAGACCCGACAAAGCCTGTTGGAGGACACATAGTTGCCCACACCGCAACCTACAGAGTATACTTGAAGAAGAGCAAGGGAGAACTTAGAATTGCCCGACTTGTCGACTCCCCGCATCTTCCGGAGACTGAAGTTGTGTTCAAGATTACAGAAAAAGGCGTCGAGGATGCGAAGTAG
- a CDS encoding DUF2148 domain-containing protein yields MVQNERDFAEEAVKISAYLMAESARTAPKSKGIDDLEILYFGKDEIEKIAKKMEDFAKEDENFLRDADSLRKSKGVLLIGVRGGKSLGLNCGACGFKSCAEFERAKREELKFKGPNCAFKLVDLGIALGSAVKLSAILGVDTRIMYRIALAVKKLGLTDCDVAFAIPIAVEGKNPFFDRVKK; encoded by the coding sequence ATGGTGCAAAATGAAAGAGATTTTGCTGAAGAAGCGGTTAAAATTTCTGCATATCTAATGGCAGAGTCTGCAAGAACCGCTCCAAAATCGAAAGGCATTGATGACCTTGAGATTCTTTATTTTGGTAAAGACGAGATCGAAAAAATTGCAAAGAAAATGGAAGACTTTGCCAAGGAAGATGAAAACTTCCTTAGAGATGCGGATAGCCTAAGAAAGTCTAAAGGGGTTCTGCTAATTGGAGTAAGAGGTGGAAAATCACTTGGATTGAACTGCGGGGCATGTGGATTTAAAAGCTGTGCTGAATTTGAAAGGGCTAAAAGAGAGGAGTTGAAGTTTAAAGGACCAAATTGTGCGTTCAAGCTCGTTGATCTCGGAATTGCCCTTGGCTCTGCGGTTAAGCTGTCTGCAATACTTGGGGTCGATACGAGGATCATGTATAGAATAGCGCTGGCTGTGAAAAAGCTTGGGTTAACGGATTGCGATGTGGCTTTTGCAATTCCAATCGCAGTAGAGGGCAAGAATCCGTTTTTTGATAGGGTTAAAAAGTAA